A genome region from Phaeobacter sp. A36a-5a includes the following:
- a CDS encoding sugar ABC transporter ATP-binding protein, protein MSNLILYQLTKHYGSVKALDGFVHEFTAGQVHALIGKNGSGKSTFVKMMSGAIQPTSGSIRIGTVETRFSNPREAQEAGIATVYQELSLVPELSVEENIFLGRLPHKRSGLIDWARLRRDASDLFKEIGGLDIAPQSRVADLSVGQQQMVEIVKAMSFRPKVLQLDEPTSALAQAEVRQLFTLVRRLRDLGVTVIYITHRLSELDQIADTVTAIRDGKFVDSVPIKEATPAVILDMMFGDLPPLQRPTKTITRETPVLSARHLALASHFDDVSFDLYPGEVLGIAGMLGSGRTELLHCLFGAIVADQGEVAVNGRVVARPDIPTMKALGIGYTSEDRKHSGLVQLLSSHANLCLAGLDRIAPKGWVSHRTERPFVDRQIAGLHIKAGDPMLPVSSLSGGNQQKIVVGNWMNNTPDILLFDEPARGVDVQAKRQIYELIWEKAREGLSSIVVSTELEDLTECCDRILVLRDGRIAEEFINEGLDAKDIYAACMAAPTTQQESDA, encoded by the coding sequence GTGTCAAATCTGATCCTTTATCAGCTCACCAAGCACTACGGATCGGTCAAGGCACTTGACGGATTTGTACACGAGTTCACAGCCGGGCAGGTTCACGCACTGATTGGCAAGAACGGTTCTGGCAAAAGCACCTTCGTCAAAATGATGTCGGGGGCGATCCAGCCGACGTCAGGGTCGATCCGGATTGGCACTGTCGAGACACGGTTTTCCAATCCGCGTGAAGCGCAAGAAGCCGGCATCGCCACCGTCTATCAGGAACTCAGTCTTGTCCCGGAATTATCGGTCGAAGAGAATATCTTCCTTGGTCGGCTACCCCACAAACGCTCTGGCCTGATTGATTGGGCGCGGTTGCGTCGTGATGCCAGTGATCTGTTCAAAGAGATTGGTGGGCTGGACATCGCGCCGCAATCCCGCGTTGCGGATCTTTCGGTTGGTCAGCAGCAAATGGTCGAAATCGTCAAGGCGATGAGTTTCCGACCCAAAGTCCTGCAACTGGATGAACCCACCTCTGCGCTGGCGCAGGCAGAAGTTCGGCAACTCTTTACTCTGGTGCGTCGGCTGCGCGACCTTGGTGTCACGGTTATCTATATTACGCACCGGCTGTCTGAACTGGATCAGATCGCGGATACAGTCACAGCGATCCGGGACGGAAAATTCGTGGATTCGGTGCCGATCAAGGAGGCCACCCCGGCCGTTATCCTTGATATGATGTTTGGCGATCTTCCGCCTCTTCAGCGCCCGACCAAGACGATAACGCGGGAAACACCGGTGCTGAGCGCGCGGCATCTTGCACTCGCATCCCATTTCGACGACGTGAGCTTTGATCTTTACCCGGGCGAGGTTCTTGGCATTGCCGGAATGCTCGGATCGGGACGAACCGAGTTGTTGCATTGCCTTTTCGGGGCCATCGTGGCGGATCAAGGTGAGGTCGCCGTAAACGGGCGGGTCGTGGCGCGGCCCGATATCCCGACGATGAAAGCGCTGGGGATTGGCTACACCTCCGAGGATCGCAAACATTCCGGCCTTGTGCAGCTCTTGTCCTCGCATGCCAATCTGTGTCTTGCGGGACTGGACCGGATCGCGCCCAAAGGCTGGGTCAGTCACCGCACAGAAAGGCCGTTTGTCGACCGCCAGATTGCCGGGCTTCACATCAAGGCCGGCGATCCGATGTTGCCGGTCTCTTCTCTTTCCGGCGGGAACCAGCAGAAAATCGTCGTCGGCAACTGGATGAACAACACGCCCGACATTCTGTTGTTTGACGAACCCGCCCGAGGCGTCGATGTGCAGGCGAAACGCCAGATCTATGAACTCATCTGGGAAAAGGCGCGCGAGGGTCTGAGTTCGATCGTTGTTTCGACCGAATTGGAGGATCTGACCGAATGCTGCGATCGTATCCTTGTGCTGCGGGATGGTCGTATCGCCGAAGAATTCATCAACGAAGGCCTTGATGCCAAGGATATCTATGCAGCTTGCATGGCGGCACCCACAACCCAACAGGAGAGCGATGCATGA
- a CDS encoding ABC transporter permease, whose protein sequence is MTRDKFISHLRRNSMLMILLVLYVIVATTAQGFFTLNNQLNILRNIAVPGMIAFGMALVIIVGEIDLSVGSMVAVSACLTAWIVEKLAGNAIEPATWTVIAAFAGTLLFAASVGFMSGKLRQLVQVPTFITSLAMMATLAGLANLITNGVPISSFPSWYYVIGSGRFWGVPVPVFLLAIAFAITFTISNFTALGRSIYAVGGNMEAARLSGINVWRTKTICLMMTSVFAATGGIIYSSLVNAGNPTIARGLELEVISAVIIGGISLFGGKGTIWGAFIGVLFLGVLLNAMTLWGFNPYVQQVIKGGLILGAVFINFFIDRK, encoded by the coding sequence ATGACGCGCGACAAATTCATTTCCCATCTGCGCCGAAATTCGATGCTGATGATCCTGCTGGTCTTGTACGTGATCGTTGCGACAACGGCGCAGGGCTTTTTCACCCTGAACAACCAGCTGAATATCCTGAGGAATATTGCCGTCCCGGGGATGATTGCCTTTGGTATGGCTCTGGTGATCATTGTCGGAGAAATTGACCTGAGCGTCGGCTCCATGGTGGCCGTGTCCGCCTGTCTGACCGCCTGGATCGTCGAGAAGCTGGCCGGAAACGCCATTGAACCTGCCACCTGGACCGTCATTGCCGCCTTTGCCGGGACGCTGCTGTTTGCGGCCTCGGTCGGGTTCATGTCGGGCAAACTGCGGCAATTGGTTCAGGTGCCGACCTTCATCACGTCTCTGGCGATGATGGCAACCCTTGCGGGCTTGGCCAACCTGATCACCAATGGCGTCCCGATTTCGAGCTTTCCAAGCTGGTATTACGTCATCGGGTCAGGCCGTTTCTGGGGTGTTCCGGTTCCGGTTTTCCTGCTGGCGATTGCCTTTGCCATCACCTTTACCATCTCGAATTTCACGGCGCTGGGCCGGTCGATCTATGCGGTCGGCGGCAATATGGAGGCCGCGCGCCTGTCGGGCATCAATGTCTGGCGCACCAAGACCATCTGCCTGATGATGACCAGTGTCTTTGCTGCAACCGGAGGTATTATCTATTCGTCGCTGGTCAATGCCGGCAATCCGACCATTGCGCGTGGGCTGGAGCTTGAGGTGATCTCGGCCGTGATCATTGGTGGCATCAGCCTGTTCGGCGGCAAGGGGACGATCTGGGGCGCATTCATCGGTGTGCTGTTTCTGGGCGTGCTGCTGAACGCGATGACGCTGTGGGGTTTCAACCCCTATGTGCAGCAAGTGATCAAAGGCGGTCTGATCCTTGGCGCGGTCTTCATCAACTTTTTCATCGACCGAAAGTGA
- a CDS encoding LacI family DNA-binding transcriptional regulator gives MPSKPPKQQPASVKDVARLSGTSLGTVSRVLNRSASVSDKTRAQVEKAIAELGYEPNAGARQMRSGRSGLVGVLLPSLDVPFFGILAQALEQALFQNGYHCLICNTEENEENEKRYISTLIGQKVDGIIAASVATNQNFTRLSDQNIPIIAVDRSPDEIAVNLVSVDHREGGRLMAEYLLRLGHRQIGVIGAPTHSRPITLRLEGIKEALAAQGLEPVSVSLGEDHSFDTCFALARDVLAKNRPTALIGTTDIAAIGAIHAAHERGLKMPQDISVIGFDNLPQSAHIFPTLTTVNQPISLLGELAAKTLLNRINPERFAKPDLSALSLQIVERDSTGPAPKTL, from the coding sequence GTGCCGTCAAAGCCTCCAAAACAACAGCCGGCAAGCGTAAAAGATGTTGCGAGACTGTCGGGAACATCGCTTGGAACGGTGTCGCGTGTTCTGAACAGAAGCGCCTCGGTGAGCGACAAGACGCGCGCGCAGGTTGAGAAGGCGATTGCAGAGCTGGGGTATGAACCAAACGCTGGCGCACGTCAGATGCGCAGCGGTCGCAGCGGGCTGGTCGGCGTCCTGCTGCCGAGCCTTGATGTCCCCTTCTTTGGCATTCTGGCGCAGGCGCTTGAGCAAGCCTTGTTTCAAAACGGCTACCACTGCCTGATCTGCAATACCGAGGAGAATGAAGAGAATGAAAAACGATATATCTCGACACTCATTGGCCAGAAAGTGGATGGCATTATCGCAGCGTCAGTTGCAACGAACCAGAATTTCACGCGGCTGTCAGATCAGAATATTCCAATTATCGCCGTTGACCGTTCTCCCGACGAGATCGCGGTGAATCTGGTATCCGTTGACCACCGGGAAGGTGGGCGTCTGATGGCAGAGTATCTGTTGCGCCTTGGGCATCGGCAAATTGGTGTCATTGGCGCGCCCACCCATTCAAGACCCATCACCCTGCGCCTGGAGGGGATCAAAGAGGCGTTGGCGGCTCAGGGGCTTGAACCGGTCAGCGTGTCTCTTGGCGAAGATCATAGCTTTGATACCTGTTTCGCCCTGGCGCGGGACGTGCTGGCGAAAAACCGACCAACCGCCCTGATTGGGACAACCGATATCGCGGCAATCGGCGCGATCCATGCCGCGCATGAACGCGGTCTGAAAATGCCTCAGGACATTTCTGTGATCGGGTTCGACAACCTGCCACAAAGCGCCCATATTTTTCCGACCCTGACCACCGTAAATCAGCCGATTTCATTGCTGGGAGAGCTGGCCGCAAAAACGCTTCTGAACCGGATCAACCCGGAGCGTTTCGCGAAACCGGATCTTTCAGCTCTAAGCTTGCAGATCGTCGAACGTGACAGCACCGGACCCGCACCCAAGACCCTATAG
- a CDS encoding RidA family protein — MTRKTIERIGHDRTGAGGQPLPFSPAVRAGDLVFISGQVAMKENGEIEAGGIESQTRRTMENLIAALALADCTLEDVAKIGVWLDDPRDFWTFNRVYASYFPNGGPARSTVRSQIMVDAKVEIDAIAYKPL, encoded by the coding sequence ATGACCCGCAAAACAATCGAGCGCATCGGCCATGACAGAACCGGCGCCGGGGGACAGCCGCTGCCATTTTCCCCCGCCGTGCGCGCAGGCGATCTGGTGTTCATCTCAGGCCAGGTTGCGATGAAGGAAAACGGCGAGATCGAAGCAGGCGGCATCGAAAGCCAGACTCGCAGGACTATGGAGAACCTGATCGCAGCCCTCGCCCTGGCAGATTGCACCTTGGAGGATGTTGCCAAAATCGGCGTCTGGCTCGATGACCCGCGTGATTTCTGGACCTTCAACCGTGTCTATGCCAGCTATTTCCCAAACGGCGGACCGGCGCGGTCCACAGTGCGCTCACAGATCATGGTGGACGCCAAGGTCGAGATCGACGCCATCGCCTATAAACCCCTCTAG
- a CDS encoding sugar kinase, with amino-acid sequence MTDLVCLGEPLIEFNQKPDGQLVMGYGGDVSNVAIAAARQGTATSLISRLGDDRFGQALLELWHREHVDSSLVSTVADGETGLYFVFHDDLGHHFLYRRRHSAASRMTPDDLPTHAIGTARIFYASGINLGISSTMCATTYHAVMTARASNVTTAFDPNLRTALWSLEEARAVTHDLMRHVDIALPGLDDARQLTGRQSPDEIIRFYHNLGARIVALTLGRDGVAVSENQGVTFVPGAVVESVDATGAGDCFNGIFLSELLRHGDSVRAAEHANLGAALSTTGYGAVAPIPHRPTLQSKEGRPT; translated from the coding sequence ATGACTGATCTTGTCTGCCTCGGCGAACCCCTCATCGAGTTCAATCAAAAACCCGACGGGCAGCTAGTAATGGGATATGGCGGCGATGTCTCGAATGTTGCAATCGCGGCGGCGAGACAGGGCACGGCAACCTCCCTGATATCGCGCCTCGGCGATGATCGCTTTGGCCAGGCGCTGCTGGAGCTTTGGCACCGCGAGCATGTCGATAGCAGTCTGGTCTCGACAGTCGCAGACGGGGAAACCGGCCTCTACTTCGTGTTCCACGACGACCTGGGGCATCATTTTCTATATCGGCGACGGCACTCCGCCGCCAGCAGGATGACCCCCGACGACCTGCCAACACATGCCATCGGCACCGCTAGGATATTCTACGCCTCAGGGATCAATCTCGGCATCAGCAGCACCATGTGCGCCACAACCTATCACGCCGTCATGACCGCGCGTGCGTCAAACGTGACCACGGCATTTGATCCAAACCTGCGGACTGCGCTTTGGTCACTGGAGGAGGCACGCGCCGTGACACATGATCTGATGCGCCACGTCGATATTGCGCTTCCCGGACTTGATGACGCCCGCCAGCTCACCGGACGTCAAAGCCCCGACGAGATAATCCGGTTCTATCACAACCTCGGCGCGCGCATCGTTGCTCTGACATTGGGTCGCGACGGCGTGGCGGTATCGGAAAATCAGGGGGTCACATTTGTTCCGGGGGCGGTTGTGGAATCGGTCGATGCAACCGGCGCCGGTGATTGTTTCAACGGCATATTCCTGTCCGAGCTTCTGCGTCATGGCGACAGCGTCAGAGCCGCAGAACATGCGAACCTCGGCGCTGCATTGTCCACCACCGGCTACGGGGCGGTTGCGCCGATCCCGCACAGACCAACACTGCAATCAAAAGAAGGACGTCCGACATGA
- a CDS encoding D-TA family PLP-dependent enzyme has protein sequence MMFSQIDTPAVLVDLDIAEANIDRFQAHCDRHNLSLRPHIKTHKLPFLARRQIAAGALGITCQKISEAEAMVAEGGIDDVLITYNILGERKLKRLRALSEQVKLSVVADNTETVDGLSQAFETAEAPLNVLVECDTGAGRCGVQTAQAAESLARYIASRPGLAFRGLMTYPPVGKDASVQNWLAEARARIHATGGTVSVVSSGGSPGMWQAQDVPIATEYRIGTYVYNDRSLVARGICTWDDCALTVLATVVSVPTEDRAIIDAGSKVLTSDLLGLNGHGHVMGRPDIRVDSLSEEHGILRAEAIHLSVGDRLRIVPNHACVVSNMLDQVELIRGSTSLGACPVAARGAVW, from the coding sequence ATGATGTTTTCCCAGATCGACACACCGGCAGTCCTTGTCGACCTTGATATTGCCGAAGCGAATATCGACCGATTTCAAGCCCATTGTGACAGGCACAACCTATCCCTGCGACCCCACATCAAGACCCACAAACTGCCATTTCTGGCGCGGCGCCAGATCGCGGCCGGGGCGCTTGGCATCACCTGCCAGAAGATCAGCGAAGCCGAGGCCATGGTGGCCGAAGGGGGAATTGACGATGTTCTGATCACCTACAATATTCTTGGCGAGCGCAAGCTGAAGCGGCTTCGGGCCCTGTCAGAGCAGGTGAAGCTGAGCGTTGTCGCCGACAACACCGAAACTGTCGACGGCCTGTCCCAGGCCTTCGAAACCGCCGAGGCCCCGCTGAATGTGCTGGTCGAGTGCGACACCGGGGCCGGGCGCTGCGGTGTGCAAACCGCTCAGGCAGCTGAAAGCTTGGCCCGCTATATCGCCTCGCGCCCCGGCTTGGCGTTTCGCGGGTTGATGACCTACCCCCCTGTTGGAAAAGACGCATCCGTCCAGAACTGGCTCGCAGAGGCCAGAGCACGCATTCACGCAACGGGCGGGACAGTCAGCGTCGTGTCCAGCGGCGGCTCACCGGGCATGTGGCAGGCGCAGGATGTCCCGATCGCGACCGAATACAGGATCGGAACCTACGTCTACAATGATCGCTCGCTGGTGGCGCGGGGCATCTGCACATGGGATGATTGCGCTCTGACAGTCCTGGCAACGGTGGTGTCCGTCCCGACCGAAGATCGCGCAATCATTGACGCCGGCTCCAAAGTCCTGACCTCGGACCTTCTGGGCCTCAACGGTCATGGCCACGTAATGGGCCGCCCGGATATCCGGGTCGACAGCCTATCCGAGGAACACGGCATTCTGCGGGCCGAGGCGATCCATCTCAGCGTCGGCGACCGTCTAAGGATCGTTCCCAACCACGCCTGTGTGGTCAGCAACATGCTTGATCAGGTCGAGCTCATTCGCGGATCCACATCTCTGGGCGCCTGCCCCGTCGCCGCGCGGGGGGCAGTCTGGTGA
- a CDS encoding M81 family metallopeptidase, giving the protein MRIFCASLATETNTFSPLRTDFSNFEQSFYAPPGKHPDTPTLCSAVFPALRRRSKEEGFELIEGTATWAEPGGLLNASTWHQLKQELMDQVRAALPLDAVVLGLHGAMIAEGCVDCEGSLIESVRQIAGPETTIGVSFDPHSHLSDKRVKNADIITVFKEFPHTDFVETGEECVDLTLRRARGEITPTKAVYDVRMIDVLPTSRNPMRGFVDRMKAMEAAGEVLSISAIHGFMAGDSPDLGAKIIVITDGDLPKAEKIARELGQELFSFRGIAKPEYLPPADALRLAQNAPNGPVVIADVWDNPGGGVAGDSTLILAEALRQGITSAAFGTIWDPIAVRLCHAAGEGAELELRFGSKTSAFAGDPIDAVVTVLRNQRNAVQSFGTSVVPLGDCSVIRVDGIEVVLNTNRSQAFSPDLFTNLGIDIHSKKILVVKSTNHFHGAFSAVASKILYAAVDGPYPNDPTKTAYKRLTRAIWPIVENPHASEGS; this is encoded by the coding sequence ATGCGGATCTTCTGCGCATCTCTTGCGACCGAAACGAATACGTTTTCCCCGTTGCGCACGGATTTTTCCAATTTCGAGCAGAGCTTCTACGCCCCTCCGGGAAAGCACCCTGACACTCCGACCCTGTGCAGCGCCGTCTTTCCCGCGCTTCGCCGAAGATCCAAAGAGGAAGGGTTTGAACTCATTGAAGGAACCGCCACATGGGCCGAACCCGGCGGGTTGCTGAATGCGTCCACCTGGCACCAGCTGAAGCAGGAACTTATGGATCAGGTCCGGGCGGCACTGCCTCTGGACGCCGTGGTGCTTGGCCTGCACGGGGCCATGATCGCCGAAGGCTGCGTCGATTGCGAAGGATCGCTTATCGAGAGCGTGCGCCAGATCGCCGGCCCCGAGACCACAATCGGCGTCAGCTTCGATCCGCATAGCCACCTGAGTGACAAGCGGGTGAAGAATGCCGACATCATAACGGTGTTCAAGGAATTCCCGCACACCGATTTTGTCGAGACCGGTGAAGAATGCGTAGACCTGACCCTGCGTAGGGCCCGTGGCGAAATCACACCAACAAAAGCAGTCTACGACGTTCGCATGATTGATGTCTTGCCGACCAGCCGCAACCCGATGCGCGGATTTGTCGACAGGATGAAGGCGATGGAAGCAGCGGGCGAGGTTCTGTCCATCTCAGCCATTCACGGGTTCATGGCCGGGGATTCCCCCGATCTTGGCGCAAAGATCATCGTGATCACTGACGGCGACCTGCCAAAAGCTGAGAAAATTGCCCGCGAGCTGGGGCAGGAGTTGTTTTCATTTCGAGGTATCGCCAAACCCGAATATCTGCCCCCCGCTGATGCTCTGCGACTGGCCCAGAATGCACCAAACGGCCCCGTGGTCATTGCCGATGTCTGGGACAATCCGGGCGGCGGCGTAGCTGGCGATTCCACGCTGATCCTCGCAGAAGCGCTACGCCAGGGCATCACCTCTGCGGCCTTCGGCACAATCTGGGATCCCATTGCCGTCCGCCTGTGTCACGCCGCCGGGGAAGGTGCGGAACTGGAGCTGCGATTTGGCAGCAAGACCTCTGCATTTGCCGGTGATCCGATAGACGCCGTCGTGACCGTTCTTCGCAACCAGCGCAACGCGGTGCAAAGCTTCGGGACCTCGGTTGTTCCACTGGGAGATTGCTCTGTCATCAGGGTCGATGGCATCGAAGTTGTGCTGAATACCAACCGCAGTCAGGCATTCTCGCCGGATCTCTTCACCAATCTGGGCATTGATATCCACAGCAAGAAAATTCTGGTCGTCAAATCCACCAATCACTTCCACGGCGCATTCTCAGCAGTTGCATCCAAGATCCTCTATGCCGCTGTCGACGGGCCCTATCCGAATGATCCCACCAAGACGGCTTACAAACGGCTGACCCGCGCGATCTGGCCGATTGTGGAAAACCCGCACGCATCGGAGGGCTCATGA
- a CDS encoding TRAP transporter substrate-binding protein, producing MKSLFAGLAVAAITTANAASAESVIRFGHDNKTDPFENPAHACTAVFSNLVAADTNGAVTVEVFGSNQLGSAAEHVQQLQDGIIQATLTSTGALASYYPRIDILNLPFAFTGNASTYAVFDGPFGEALKADIEAELPGVVVLGFPDTGGFFAVTNSKRPIANLEDFDGIRVRTMTLPSHQKIMQSLGAEAYPLSWGEVYSGLQTGVIDGQMNPVPIISFANFAEVQKYMTLTNHLFSPYTFLMNRAFYEGLTDDERATIHTAAENCVVASRGLSRIIEASDRGLAGLMDKIEVTALTAEQRTAMAKAAQPAFEAHVAENMDDKARELLSQFRDAVSAANADAYLD from the coding sequence ATGAAATCTCTTTTCGCGGGACTGGCCGTCGCGGCCATTACGACGGCAAATGCTGCCAGCGCAGAAAGCGTCATCCGCTTCGGCCATGACAATAAAACCGACCCATTCGAAAACCCGGCACATGCCTGTACCGCCGTGTTTTCGAACCTCGTCGCCGCCGATACCAATGGCGCGGTGACCGTCGAAGTTTTTGGGTCCAACCAGCTCGGATCTGCCGCCGAGCACGTGCAGCAGCTGCAGGACGGTATCATCCAGGCGACACTGACATCGACTGGTGCGCTGGCCAGCTATTATCCGCGCATCGACATTCTGAACCTGCCCTTCGCATTTACGGGTAACGCGTCCACATATGCGGTGTTCGACGGTCCCTTTGGTGAGGCGCTGAAAGCCGATATCGAAGCAGAACTTCCCGGCGTCGTCGTCCTCGGCTTCCCGGACACCGGCGGATTCTTCGCTGTCACCAACTCAAAACGACCGATTGCCAATCTCGAGGATTTTGACGGCATTCGGGTGCGCACCATGACGCTGCCATCGCACCAGAAAATCATGCAATCGCTTGGTGCCGAAGCCTATCCACTGTCCTGGGGCGAGGTCTACTCGGGCCTGCAAACAGGTGTCATCGACGGTCAGATGAACCCGGTTCCAATCATCTCCTTCGCAAATTTTGCCGAGGTGCAGAAGTATATGACGCTGACCAACCACCTGTTCTCGCCATACACATTTCTGATGAACCGCGCATTCTATGAAGGTCTGACAGATGACGAACGCGCAACCATCCATACCGCCGCAGAAAACTGCGTCGTGGCCAGCCGTGGCCTGAGCCGGATCATTGAGGCATCCGATCGCGGCCTTGCCGGGCTGATGGACAAAATCGAGGTGACCGCCCTGACAGCCGAGCAACGCACCGCGATGGCAAAGGCGGCTCAGCCTGCGTTCGAAGCACATGTCGCCGAAAACATGGATGACAAGGCCCGCGAACTGCTCAGCCAGTTCCGTGATGCCGTCTCCGCGGCAAACGCTGACGCCTATCTCGATTGA
- a CDS encoding TRAP transporter large permease: MIVAAAFVVLVLFGMPIGFAIGLAGVVGLIEMGGGNFLAVGPSKIFNGLNIFPFLAMPFFILAGEIMNDIGITSRLVKLAQVLVGRFRGGLAHTNMLASVFFAGLTGSATADAAAFGRTLVPAMVREGYKRDYACAVTAAGSIIGPTIPPSGLMVVYGSLMGVSIAGLFAAGVLPGLVICLVCMVVIVIGGKRENLPKAIRGATLREIWETFLSSLTALAMPVIILGGILGGVVTPTEAASIAVAYALFIGVFVYRTLTFKSFYMMLVRTARIMGVIFVIIAFAGILGWWMSFERIPQLIANTVLSLSDNRYMVIAIIIGLLLLIGMVMDITAILIILAPVLVPLTESVGLEPIHAGIIFVLALNISLMTPPVGACLFVLSSVTGEKLERISIKLLPFLIAEIGILFAFAFWEDAALWLPRALGYAQ, from the coding sequence ATGATCGTTGCCGCCGCATTTGTCGTTCTCGTATTGTTTGGCATGCCCATTGGTTTTGCTATCGGTCTTGCCGGGGTTGTCGGCCTTATCGAGATGGGGGGCGGAAACTTTCTCGCGGTTGGGCCGAGCAAGATCTTCAACGGTCTCAACATCTTTCCGTTTCTTGCCATGCCGTTCTTCATTCTGGCCGGCGAGATCATGAATGACATCGGGATCACCAGCCGCCTTGTCAAACTCGCGCAGGTTCTGGTCGGGCGGTTCCGTGGCGGTTTGGCACATACCAACATGCTGGCGTCGGTGTTTTTTGCCGGGCTGACCGGATCGGCCACGGCTGACGCCGCCGCTTTCGGACGTACGCTTGTGCCCGCCATGGTCCGGGAGGGCTACAAACGCGACTACGCCTGTGCCGTGACCGCTGCGGGGTCAATCATCGGGCCGACCATTCCGCCATCGGGTCTCATGGTGGTCTACGGCTCATTGATGGGCGTCTCTATTGCGGGACTATTTGCGGCGGGTGTGCTGCCCGGGCTGGTGATCTGCCTCGTCTGCATGGTTGTGATTGTCATCGGCGGCAAACGCGAAAACCTGCCGAAAGCCATCCGCGGCGCCACCCTGCGAGAAATCTGGGAGACATTCCTGTCCTCGCTTACGGCGTTGGCGATGCCGGTTATCATTCTGGGCGGTATTCTGGGCGGTGTCGTCACGCCAACCGAAGCGGCCTCTATCGCGGTGGCCTATGCGCTGTTCATCGGCGTTTTTGTTTACCGGACGCTGACCTTCAAGAGCTTTTACATGATGCTTGTGCGCACCGCGCGCATCATGGGCGTTATCTTTGTCATTATCGCCTTCGCAGGCATTCTTGGCTGGTGGATGAGTTTCGAACGTATCCCCCAGTTGATTGCCAATACCGTGCTGAGCCTCTCTGACAACCGCTACATGGTCATCGCCATCATTATCGGCCTGCTTCTGCTCATCGGCATGGTGATGGATATCACCGCCATTCTCATCATCCTGGCACCTGTTCTGGTGCCTTTGACCGAAAGCGTCGGCCTAGAGCCGATCCACGCTGGGATCATCTTTGTTCTCGCCCTCAACATCTCGCTGATGACGCCTCCGGTGGGGGCCTGCCTCTTCGTTCTGTCGTCTGTCACCGGTGAAAAACTGGAGAGAATTTCGATCAAGCTCCTTCCGTTTCTGATCGCGGAAATCGGCATCCTGTTCGCCTTTGCCTTCTGGGAGGACGCGGCCCTGTGGCTGCCCAGAGCGCTTGGCTACGCCCAATAA
- a CDS encoding TRAP transporter small permease yields MRQAFAQTSAKINAVIEAIVAALMLALVLDVWLGVMDRYYFHWQLPWPEVIARYLMIWAAMLAVSSGISRREHIGLTAFIHAIPVRMRQALLILMDVLTLLLFLYVAYYGVGFAMSGAPRDAMIFGMSLAPFYAAIPAAAAICCVQILLVLVRDLGTYVDRPPVMDPGQAEER; encoded by the coding sequence ATGCGACAGGCGTTTGCGCAGACAAGCGCGAAAATCAATGCGGTGATCGAAGCGATTGTCGCGGCATTGATGCTGGCCCTGGTGCTGGATGTCTGGCTGGGCGTTATGGACCGCTACTACTTTCACTGGCAGCTCCCCTGGCCCGAAGTGATCGCCCGATATCTCATGATCTGGGCCGCGATGCTTGCAGTGTCCTCCGGCATCTCACGCCGCGAACACATCGGGCTGACCGCATTTATCCATGCCATTCCGGTCCGGATGCGTCAGGCGCTTTTGATACTGATGGATGTTCTGACGCTGCTGCTGTTTCTCTACGTCGCCTATTACGGCGTCGGCTTCGCGATGAGCGGGGCCCCGCGTGACGCGATGATATTCGGGATGAGCCTGGCCCCGTTCTACGCCGCAATCCCCGCCGCTGCCGCCATCTGTTGTGTGCAGATCCTGCTCGTCCTGGTGCGTGATCTGGGCACCTATGTCGACCGCCCGCCGGTCATGGATCCCGGCCAGGCTGAGGAGCGATAG